A genomic region of Paenibacillus sp. PL2-23 contains the following coding sequences:
- a CDS encoding DUF6179 domain-containing protein, with protein sequence MGSENLNEKGELYIQGGIRKSQLHRNQYTISLMNAGLRAGFLSSHEMLRIQNVFMQILQELINRYTQGESTSVTTETAENILTSIMYASDAYLYSFDEPEKALTYLKTIDVRRIYERGVEKVSQCFIETKQLYKEIMANKLEIPVVAYNMTIDESLPVFLRKYGIIFDAHNTMASIDYPLAIDDMQLQGVFYMKQYMERLKMETEFCSLFDQKELLELLVHYGRECRFNYRIELFNIYELMLNNAIFSILSGGEGDEVRISESQYKRLEQQFMSLTESQIRSVISDAMISLQQKLALHSQLKEYMNGYKENLVQRVANAAKHNSLRTIIITEREEGSKSLVLKFTEKDRMSDIQLRKLLHQIMACKRKEEKVKLILSNFQFFHDYLDMLESDCLYGDEYVALFHAFGDMELAILGKIVFYEELRSETLDLSSILLLENEHQIEWQLRFVQCLQQMNRERIQAIGNYMNEMEFEQMNFY encoded by the coding sequence TTGGGATCTGAAAATCTAAATGAAAAGGGCGAGTTGTACATTCAAGGCGGCATTCGTAAATCTCAGTTGCATAGAAATCAATATACGATTTCCTTAATGAACGCAGGCTTGCGAGCAGGGTTTCTCTCGAGCCATGAGATGCTGCGTATTCAGAATGTGTTCATGCAGATCCTGCAGGAGCTGATTAACAGATACACCCAAGGAGAAAGCACATCAGTCACCACGGAAACAGCAGAAAATATTCTGACCTCCATCATGTATGCTTCAGACGCGTATCTGTACAGTTTCGATGAGCCAGAGAAGGCGCTTACTTATCTCAAAACGATTGATGTTCGCCGAATCTATGAAAGAGGCGTGGAAAAGGTCAGTCAATGCTTTATAGAGACCAAACAGCTATATAAGGAAATTATGGCCAATAAACTGGAAATTCCAGTCGTCGCCTACAATATGACCATTGATGAGTCACTACCTGTCTTTCTCAGGAAATACGGTATTATCTTCGATGCCCACAATACGATGGCCAGTATCGATTACCCGCTGGCTATAGATGACATGCAGCTTCAAGGAGTTTTCTATATGAAGCAGTACATGGAACGGCTGAAGATGGAGACTGAGTTTTGCTCTCTGTTCGATCAAAAAGAACTATTGGAATTACTGGTTCACTACGGAAGGGAATGCAGGTTCAATTATCGAATTGAGCTGTTCAATATTTATGAGCTTATGCTGAATAATGCGATATTCTCGATATTATCAGGGGGAGAAGGCGATGAGGTTAGGATTTCGGAGAGTCAATACAAACGTTTAGAACAGCAATTCATGAGCCTCACTGAATCCCAAATTCGATCCGTCATTTCTGATGCGATGATAAGTCTTCAGCAAAAATTAGCTTTACATTCCCAATTGAAGGAATATATGAATGGGTATAAAGAAAACCTCGTTCAGAGAGTGGCCAATGCTGCAAAACACAACAGCTTGCGGACTATCATTATTACAGAAAGGGAGGAAGGATCGAAATCTTTAGTTTTAAAGTTCACTGAAAAAGACAGAATGAGCGATATCCAATTGAGAAAACTGTTGCATCAGATTATGGCATGCAAGAGGAAGGAGGAGAAAGTCAAGCTAATTTTGTCTAACTTCCAATTCTTCCATGACTACCTAGATATGCTTGAATCGGACTGCCTTTACGGGGATGAGTATGTTGCTCTCTTCCATGCGTTTGGCGATATGGAGTTGGCTATTCTGGGGAAAATCGTTTTTTATGAAGAGCTGCGAAGCGAGACTCTTGATTTGTCTTCTATCCTGTTATTGGAAAATGAGCATCAAATAGAGTGGCAATTGAGATTTGTCCAGTGCCTGCAACAGATGAATCGTGAGCGGATACAAGCAATTGGAAATTATATGAATGAGATGGAGTTTGAACAAATGAATTTCTATTAA
- a CDS encoding ABC transporter permease subunit has protein sequence MPGLLYFLVFKYLPMWGVLIAFQNYQPFLGFWNSEWIGFEHFRNFFANPDFFRLLRNTLILAVYDLIFFFPAPIILALLLNEVRLAYFKRIVQTLVYVPHFVSMVIVASMTYVFLTTSGGILHELVELITGQSINFLADTSWFRPMIILQMMWKDSGWGTIIFLAALASVDMEQYEAAVVDGANRFQRLIYITIPAISSTIVILLILRLGSFLDNGFEQIFLMTNSLNRSVADVFDTYVYFVGITQGAFSYSTAIGLFKSVVGILLIYGSNRLAKRFGQEGIF, from the coding sequence ATGCCTGGTTTGCTTTATTTCCTAGTATTCAAATACCTGCCGATGTGGGGCGTTCTGATCGCCTTCCAGAATTATCAGCCGTTCCTCGGCTTCTGGAACAGTGAATGGATAGGCTTCGAGCACTTCCGAAATTTCTTCGCAAATCCGGACTTCTTCCGGCTTCTGCGCAACACACTGATTCTGGCCGTATATGATCTCATCTTCTTCTTCCCGGCACCGATTATTCTGGCGCTGCTATTGAATGAAGTCCGGCTGGCTTACTTCAAACGAATCGTCCAGACGCTTGTATATGTGCCGCACTTCGTCTCCATGGTTATCGTGGCCAGCATGACATACGTGTTCCTAACAACGTCGGGCGGCATCCTTCATGAGCTGGTGGAGCTTATTACGGGGCAATCCATTAATTTCCTGGCGGACACCTCTTGGTTCCGGCCCATGATCATTCTTCAGATGATGTGGAAGGATTCCGGATGGGGTACGATCATCTTTCTGGCCGCTCTGGCTTCTGTGGACATGGAGCAATATGAGGCGGCCGTTGTAGACGGCGCCAACCGATTCCAACGGCTGATCTACATTACGATACCCGCTATCAGCAGCACGATTGTCATTCTGTTGATATTGCGGCTGGGCAGCTTCCTCGACAACGGCTTCGAGCAGATCTTCCTGATGACCAACTCGCTTAACCGATCGGTCGCCGATGTCTTCGACACCTATGTATACTTCGTCGGCATCACGCAGGGAGCGTTCAGCTACAGCACCGCCATCGGCTTGTTCAAGTCCGTCGTAGGCATACTGCTCATCTACGGCAGCAATCGTCTGGCCAAGCGTTTTGGGCAAGAAGGCATTTTCTAA
- a CDS encoding EcsC family protein: protein MTIAPLEAEADLKAELNIIEKWEQSQKDLFFWEKLGRLPFAILDRMTPKFIQDKIGTALDEIGSYIQNGGRYLVSKEQLYRRFFPQYDMDETACMERIAQLPLNRMDEMADGIMQSSSNAATVQGATTGIGGLFTLAIDIPLLLGLSLKALQEIAISYGYDPTHKSERIFIVKCLQFSSSVIVGKKAILEDLAAFHSGERSGQVISQLQGWREVMVTYRDNFGWKKLFQMIPIAGMLFGAFLNRSTLQDVTEAGKMMYRKRRIMEKLKHYNPSST from the coding sequence ATGACGATAGCTCCATTGGAAGCTGAAGCAGATTTGAAGGCGGAACTGAACATTATTGAGAAGTGGGAGCAGAGCCAGAAGGATCTTTTTTTCTGGGAGAAGCTCGGCAGGCTGCCCTTCGCCATCCTGGATCGAATGACACCGAAATTCATTCAGGATAAGATTGGGACCGCCCTTGACGAAATCGGAAGCTATATCCAGAATGGCGGCCGTTATCTGGTCAGCAAGGAGCAGCTGTACCGGAGATTTTTCCCACAATACGACATGGACGAGACAGCCTGCATGGAGCGAATCGCGCAGCTGCCGCTGAACAGAATGGATGAAATGGCTGACGGCATCATGCAATCCAGCAGCAATGCGGCGACCGTACAGGGGGCAACAACGGGTATCGGCGGATTATTTACGCTGGCCATCGACATTCCTCTCCTGCTAGGCCTCTCGCTGAAAGCGCTGCAGGAAATCGCCATAAGCTACGGCTATGATCCAACTCATAAATCGGAACGAATCTTCATCGTGAAGTGCCTGCAATTCTCCTCCTCCGTCATCGTGGGCAAAAAAGCGATTCTTGAGGATTTAGCCGCCTTTCATTCCGGAGAGAGGAGCGGCCAGGTTATTTCCCAGCTTCAGGGCTGGCGCGAGGTTATGGTCACGTACAGGGACAACTTCGGGTGGAAAAAGCTGTTTCAGATGATTCCCATCGCAGGTATGCTGTTCGGCGCATTCCTCAATCGTTCAACTCTCCAGGACGTGACGGAAGCAGGCAAAATGATGTACCGCAAGCGTAGAATTATGGAGAAGCTTAAACATTACAATCCATCCAGCACTTGA
- a CDS encoding rhamnogalacturonan lyase produces MIQLEALDRGLAAMCTSEGIFLTWRLLGHEATGSSACGLTGTDFRVYRDGVPIADVLDSTNYLDRGGDAASEYTVCAVAEGQELDCSAAVTPWKEAYWDIPLSKPADGVTPKGESYSYSANDMSVGDVDGDGQYEYVVKWEPSNAKDNSHSGYTGPVYIDCYKLDGTLLYRIDLGVNIRAGAHYTQFLVYDFDGDGRSELMLKTAPGTKMIRFDAQGNPSSETFITLLPEDEASGYTHEDDYRLSSSDYYEHIVGLFMSWHSHEEVISGRWPASLEECFGIAKRYSYPLSRMEAEVLADYFMDEYAPGRSSRNQLRQSEGFVLSGPEYLTVFNGLTGEELQTIRYKPGRHDDGLMWGDYSWTRIEPGNRADRFLAGVAYLDGKKPSAIFARGYYTRSTVVAYSWNGSELLEQWYVDSGWVEMNNPFNDTLHTQDGRNGAFGALARQGAHSLSVADVDGDGCQEIIYGAATIDHDGTILYSSAGVMPEGSRLPGLKVKLGHGDALHVAKVDPDRPGLEIFMVHEGGAGVPYGYTLRDARTGEVLFGAPADGDVGRGMIGQVDPAHRGLQTWSSEDIHSQESFGLLSAKGKKLGDQAPGTNMSIRWAADMTTQLVSGSFHEPVVIDDWIRGRLLRAEGCRSNNGTKGNPCLVADVWGDWREELLVRTSDSSAIRIYVSTELTDRKLYTLMHDAQYRVGVAWQNVVYNQPCYPSFYLASDLDWTQVPLPQIYCPRYTGTSGSYLHE; encoded by the coding sequence ATGATACAGCTGGAAGCATTGGACCGAGGATTGGCTGCCATGTGTACTTCCGAGGGCATATTCCTAACGTGGCGATTGCTGGGACACGAAGCGACGGGCTCCTCCGCTTGCGGCCTAACCGGAACAGATTTCCGCGTTTATCGCGATGGTGTTCCTATCGCAGATGTGTTGGACAGCACCAATTATCTGGATCGCGGGGGCGACGCTGCCTCCGAATATACGGTATGCGCCGTTGCAGAAGGCCAAGAGCTGGATTGCAGCGCCGCGGTCACCCCTTGGAAGGAGGCTTACTGGGATATTCCGCTGAGCAAGCCTGCAGACGGCGTTACGCCTAAGGGTGAGTCCTATTCCTATTCGGCTAACGATATGAGTGTCGGCGATGTGGACGGAGACGGTCAATACGAGTATGTTGTGAAATGGGAGCCATCCAACGCCAAGGACAATTCCCATTCCGGCTATACAGGACCGGTCTACATAGACTGCTATAAGCTGGACGGCACCTTGCTCTATCGTATTGACCTTGGGGTCAATATTCGCGCAGGCGCCCATTACACACAGTTCTTGGTCTACGATTTCGACGGAGATGGCCGGTCTGAGCTCATGCTAAAGACAGCGCCGGGCACGAAGATGATACGCTTCGATGCTCAGGGCAATCCTTCTTCGGAAACATTCATCACGCTGCTGCCGGAGGACGAGGCCAGCGGCTATACCCATGAGGATGACTATCGGCTGAGCAGCTCCGATTATTACGAGCATATAGTAGGGCTGTTCATGAGCTGGCATAGTCATGAGGAGGTAATCTCCGGCCGCTGGCCCGCTTCCCTGGAGGAATGCTTCGGTATAGCGAAGCGATACAGCTATCCTCTGTCGCGTATGGAGGCAGAGGTCCTGGCTGATTATTTCATGGATGAGTATGCGCCTGGCCGAAGCAGCCGTAACCAGCTTCGGCAATCGGAAGGATTTGTGCTGAGCGGTCCGGAATATTTGACCGTGTTCAATGGCCTGACGGGAGAGGAGCTTCAGACCATTCGCTACAAGCCCGGACGGCATGACGACGGGCTGATGTGGGGCGACTACTCCTGGACCCGTATTGAGCCGGGCAACCGTGCGGATCGTTTCCTGGCCGGTGTGGCGTATCTGGACGGGAAGAAGCCTTCCGCCATATTCGCCAGAGGCTACTACACCCGGTCTACAGTCGTCGCCTACTCCTGGAATGGCAGCGAGCTGCTAGAGCAGTGGTATGTCGACAGCGGCTGGGTGGAGATGAATAACCCGTTCAACGACACCCTCCATACGCAGGATGGCCGGAACGGGGCGTTCGGGGCGCTCGCCAGACAAGGAGCTCACTCTCTCAGTGTGGCCGATGTGGACGGCGACGGCTGTCAGGAGATTATCTACGGCGCGGCGACGATCGACCATGACGGGACCATATTGTACAGCTCTGCGGGAGTAATGCCGGAGGGCAGCAGGCTGCCAGGACTGAAGGTCAAGCTGGGACACGGCGACGCTCTGCATGTGGCGAAGGTCGACCCCGACCGTCCGGGTCTTGAAATCTTCATGGTGCACGAGGGCGGGGCCGGGGTGCCTTACGGCTACACGCTTCGGGATGCCCGCACAGGCGAGGTGCTGTTCGGAGCTCCCGCGGACGGTGACGTGGGACGGGGCATGATCGGCCAGGTGGATCCCGCGCACCGCGGCCTGCAAACCTGGTCTAGCGAAGACATTCACAGCCAGGAATCCTTCGGCTTGCTGTCGGCGAAGGGCAAGAAGCTGGGCGACCAGGCTCCAGGCACCAACATGAGCATTCGGTGGGCCGCCGACATGACGACACAGCTTGTAAGCGGCTCCTTCCATGAGCCCGTTGTTATTGACGATTGGATACGAGGCCGTCTGCTGAGGGCGGAAGGCTGCCGCTCCAACAACGGGACCAAGGGCAATCCTTGCCTCGTCGCGGATGTATGGGGAGATTGGAGAGAGGAGCTTCTCGTCCGAACGTCGGACAGCTCCGCCATCCGCATCTACGTCAGCACGGAGCTCACGGACCGCAAGCTGTATACACTGATGCATGATGCGCAGTACAGAGTCGGCGTCGCTTGGCAGAATGTCGTATATAATCAGCCCTGTTATCCAAGCTTCTACCTGGCGTCGGATCTTGACTGGACTCAGGTCCCGCTACCGCAAATCTATTGTCCGCGATATACTGGAACTAGCGGATCATATTTGCATGAATAA
- a CDS encoding aldo/keto reductase gives MDYVKLGNTGLDVSRICLGCMSFGVAERWSHPWVLNEADSRPIIKRALELGINFFDTANIYSMGTSEEIVGRALKDYANRDEIVIASKVHFRMHEGPNGAGLSRKAIMSEIDKSLMRLGTDYVDLYQIHRWDYNTPIEETMEALHDVVKAGKARYIGASAMYAWQFLKALHVADLRGWTRFVSMQNHLNLIYREEEREMMPLCREEKIGVIPYSPLASGRLAREWSVTTSRSKTDQAQKWKYDATAEVDRVIADRVAEIAEKRGVARSQIALAWLLQKEAVSAPIIGVTSIPQLEESIGALTVSLTPDEITTLEESYVPHRVVGAL, from the coding sequence ATGGACTATGTGAAACTGGGCAATACCGGCTTGGATGTATCTCGGATCTGCCTAGGCTGCATGAGCTTTGGCGTAGCCGAGAGGTGGTCGCATCCCTGGGTGCTGAACGAAGCGGACAGCCGTCCCATTATCAAGCGAGCTTTGGAGCTCGGTATCAATTTTTTTGATACGGCTAATATTTATTCCATGGGGACAAGTGAAGAGATTGTGGGACGGGCCCTCAAGGATTACGCCAATCGGGATGAGATTGTCATCGCGTCGAAGGTTCATTTCCGTATGCACGAAGGACCCAATGGTGCAGGCTTATCCCGCAAGGCAATCATGAGCGAGATCGATAAGAGCTTGATGCGGCTGGGCACTGATTATGTGGATCTGTACCAGATTCACCGCTGGGATTACAATACGCCGATTGAAGAAACGATGGAAGCGCTGCACGATGTGGTGAAAGCAGGGAAAGCAAGATACATAGGGGCTTCCGCCATGTATGCCTGGCAGTTCCTGAAGGCGCTGCATGTCGCGGATCTGCGTGGCTGGACTCGATTTGTCTCCATGCAGAACCATCTGAACCTAATATACCGAGAGGAAGAACGGGAGATGATGCCGCTCTGCAGGGAAGAAAAAATCGGCGTTATCCCGTATAGCCCGCTAGCTTCCGGTAGACTGGCCAGAGAGTGGTCCGTAACGACTTCTCGTTCCAAGACCGACCAAGCGCAGAAATGGAAATATGACGCAACTGCCGAAGTCGACCGCGTCATAGCCGATCGGGTAGCTGAAATCGCTGAGAAACGCGGTGTTGCCCGCTCCCAGATTGCTCTTGCCTGGCTGCTGCAGAAAGAAGCCGTATCCGCTCCAATCATTGGCGTAACCAGCATTCCACAGCTTGAGGAATCGATAGGCGCCCTAACGGTATCCTTAACGCCGGATGAAATTACAACATTAGAGGAAAGCTATGTGCCGCATCGAGTAGTCGGAGCGCTATAG
- a CDS encoding extracellular solute-binding protein, whose translation MQRKQAGLKGSLALIVLSSVLLLSACSGNNGGAGSNQASATPTSSQNTGAEGNGDSAKEEPYKISIMMQSFDTNLPNNDSPVIKQLEAYTNTDLDIQFVPNSSYPDKVNITLASGQLPSIMVVDKTPSFISAARAGAFWEVGPYLKDYPNLSLANDIVLSNSSIDGKNYGIYRERVLGRMGVTLNKVWMDNLGLQPPQTIDEFYNVLKAFKEQDPDQNGKADTYGIVITKYAGPWDIMQVWFGAPNGWGEDGNGSLVPAHMTPEYREALKFFRKLYEEGLVNEDFAVMDSAVWNDPFVNGKAGAFVDVADNARRLNSPMQEKAPRDSSYTNVFQAPVGPKGHRDMPTTGYAGMLAISKTAVKTENELKKVLSFIDKLGDVEMQNLLGYGIEGTHYDMVDGYIVPKENLDAGLLQQYNGLNQMLTFIGPDAPTLEQTEINKMIAEVQKANEDIVVANPAQPLVSEVYAQKGQQLDNIIADARIQYIVGQIDDAGLDKAIELWRTTGGDDYIAEINKLYKESKQ comes from the coding sequence ATGCAAAGAAAGCAAGCGGGGTTAAAGGGAAGTCTGGCACTCATCGTCTTGTCTAGCGTGCTTCTGCTGTCGGCCTGCTCCGGCAATAATGGAGGAGCAGGCAGCAACCAGGCAAGCGCGACGCCGACAAGCTCGCAGAACACCGGTGCCGAGGGCAACGGGGATTCCGCCAAGGAGGAGCCCTACAAAATCAGCATTATGATGCAATCCTTCGACACGAATCTCCCTAATAACGACAGCCCGGTCATCAAACAACTAGAGGCTTATACAAATACGGATTTGGACATCCAATTCGTGCCGAACAGCTCTTATCCTGACAAGGTCAACATCACGCTCGCCTCAGGCCAGCTGCCGTCTATTATGGTCGTGGATAAGACGCCCAGCTTCATCAGCGCGGCGCGTGCAGGAGCCTTCTGGGAGGTCGGGCCTTATCTGAAGGATTACCCTAATCTAAGCCTGGCTAATGATATTGTGCTGAGCAACTCCTCCATCGATGGCAAAAATTACGGCATCTACCGGGAACGCGTATTGGGCCGCATGGGGGTTACGCTTAACAAGGTGTGGATGGATAATCTGGGCCTGCAGCCACCCCAAACAATCGATGAGTTTTACAACGTTCTGAAGGCGTTCAAGGAGCAGGATCCCGATCAGAATGGCAAAGCTGACACCTACGGCATTGTCATTACCAAGTACGCTGGACCGTGGGACATCATGCAGGTATGGTTCGGAGCGCCGAACGGCTGGGGAGAAGACGGCAACGGCAGCCTGGTGCCGGCGCATATGACGCCGGAATATCGGGAAGCGCTGAAGTTTTTCCGCAAGCTGTATGAAGAAGGACTAGTCAATGAAGACTTTGCAGTCATGGATTCCGCTGTGTGGAATGATCCCTTCGTGAACGGCAAGGCCGGCGCGTTTGTGGACGTAGCGGACAACGCTCGCCGCCTCAACAGCCCGATGCAGGAGAAAGCGCCGCGAGACAGCTCTTATACGAATGTATTCCAGGCGCCGGTCGGTCCGAAGGGACATCGGGATATGCCAACGACAGGTTACGCGGGCATGCTCGCCATCTCGAAGACTGCCGTCAAGACGGAGAATGAGCTCAAGAAGGTTCTCAGCTTCATCGATAAGCTGGGTGACGTGGAGATGCAGAATCTGCTTGGCTATGGCATAGAGGGCACGCACTACGACATGGTGGACGGCTATATCGTGCCGAAGGAGAACCTGGACGCGGGCTTATTGCAGCAATATAACGGTCTGAACCAAATGCTGACGTTTATCGGACCGGACGCGCCGACCCTGGAGCAGACAGAGATTAACAAAATGATTGCCGAGGTTCAAAAGGCTAACGAAGATATCGTTGTTGCGAACCCTGCACAGCCGCTTGTATCAGAAGTATACGCGCAGAAGGGACAGCAGCTCGATAATATTATTGCAGACGCGCGAATTCAATATATCGTCGGCCAGATCGACGACGCGGGTCTGGACAAGGCCATCGAGCTGTGGAGAACAACCGGCGGGGACGATTATATCGCGGAGATCAACAAGCTGTACAAGGAATCGAAGCAATAA
- a CDS encoding S-layer homology domain-containing protein, with product MRKTILLLSSLCLLGFGMIGQVSAKSNGFIDVKEGQWYAQSVAWATENKIIVGFPDGTFRPDDHVTEEQFLTMLGRVNNLKKSPYEDAEERNMPLYYKLSLPLDRNEVAVYLAANLGLAHEKDIVSESISFLYKQKIARGTSSNGEVDIQHYQGTKLLTRAEAVTMIQRTVDTGLSLRATLNEQPKIKYPKSVIMNSNAPIQFTEVISNLPAISGLELRTGQYDHMFSAVDIFEEQYNGENSASFILHTTKNNLVTIFIRHESEAALTATREVLSLYIEQAEAEEVLEKYLELRAQSNSNDTFNYETNSEYTIKISKVEIAISL from the coding sequence ATGAGAAAGACGATATTATTACTTAGTTCGTTGTGTTTATTGGGTTTTGGAATGATTGGTCAAGTTTCAGCGAAGTCAAATGGCTTTATCGATGTAAAGGAAGGGCAATGGTATGCTCAATCTGTAGCTTGGGCAACCGAAAACAAGATTATTGTTGGATTCCCAGACGGTACATTTAGGCCTGATGACCATGTTACAGAGGAGCAGTTCCTGACTATGTTGGGAAGAGTAAACAACCTAAAGAAATCTCCTTATGAAGATGCTGAAGAAAGAAATATGCCATTGTATTATAAACTTAGCCTGCCTTTAGATCGGAATGAAGTGGCCGTTTACTTAGCTGCTAATTTGGGCTTGGCCCATGAAAAAGATATCGTTTCGGAGTCAATATCCTTCTTGTACAAACAGAAGATTGCACGTGGCACGAGCAGTAACGGGGAAGTCGACATTCAACATTACCAGGGAACAAAATTACTTACAAGAGCCGAGGCGGTAACCATGATTCAACGTACAGTTGATACAGGTTTATCCCTGAGAGCAACATTGAATGAACAACCTAAGATTAAATATCCAAAATCCGTTATTATGAATTCTAACGCACCAATTCAATTCACTGAAGTAATCTCAAACTTACCTGCTATCTCTGGACTAGAACTGAGAACTGGTCAATATGATCACATGTTCTCTGCTGTAGATATTTTTGAAGAACAGTATAATGGAGAGAATTCTGCCTCATTTATTTTACACACGACAAAAAATAACTTGGTGACAATATTTATTCGTCACGAATCCGAAGCCGCTTTGACGGCAACCAGAGAGGTACTGTCCCTTTACATTGAACAGGCAGAGGCAGAGGAAGTGCTTGAAAAATATCTGGAGTTAAGAGCTCAATCCAATTCTAATGATACTTTCAATTATGAAACAAACTCTGAATATACAATCAAAATATCTAAAGTGGAGATCGCTATTTCCCTTTAA
- a CDS encoding carbohydrate ABC transporter permease, which produces MNTKHDTISEKIFDGFNYFFLGLLALVTVLPFIYIIAGSFATEVELMEREFFIFPRDPSLSAYHYIFSTDTVSRSMINSVIITVVGTLANLAFTFTMAYSLSRKDLLGRNVIMNLVIFSMLFSGGMIPGYLVVKELGLLDTYAAVILPGAISAFNMIIIKNFFQELPPGLEESARIDGCTDLGVLWRIVLPLSKPIIATFGLFYAVGHWNNFFSALLFLNDHEKWPLQVILREIVMLSQMAAGDMSAMDPNFVEPPDQSVKMAVIVVGTLPILMVYPFLQKHFAKGVLLGSIKG; this is translated from the coding sequence GTGAATACGAAACATGATACCATCAGTGAAAAAATATTCGACGGCTTCAATTACTTCTTCCTCGGCCTTCTGGCATTGGTGACGGTTCTTCCATTCATCTACATCATTGCCGGATCGTTTGCGACGGAGGTGGAGCTTATGGAGAGGGAGTTCTTCATCTTTCCCCGGGACCCGTCATTATCCGCCTATCACTATATCTTCTCTACGGATACCGTATCCCGCAGCATGATAAACTCCGTCATTATTACGGTCGTCGGCACGCTGGCGAACCTGGCGTTCACCTTCACAATGGCTTATTCGCTCTCCCGCAAGGATTTGCTAGGGCGCAATGTCATAATGAATCTGGTTATCTTCTCCATGCTGTTCAGCGGCGGCATGATCCCTGGATATCTGGTCGTGAAGGAGCTTGGACTGCTGGATACGTATGCTGCTGTCATTCTTCCAGGGGCTATCAGTGCGTTTAATATGATTATTATTAAAAACTTTTTCCAGGAGCTTCCCCCAGGTCTGGAGGAATCCGCCCGAATCGACGGCTGCACCGACCTTGGCGTCCTGTGGCGCATCGTATTGCCGCTGTCGAAGCCCATTATCGCGACGTTTGGCCTGTTCTATGCGGTAGGCCACTGGAACAACTTTTTCTCCGCTCTGCTGTTCCTGAACGATCATGAGAAATGGCCGCTGCAGGTCATTCTGAGGGAGATCGTCATGCTGTCGCAGATGGCGGCTGGCGATATGAGCGCGATGGATCCAAACTTCGTGGAGCCGCCGGATCAGTCGGTGAAGATGGCGGTTATCGTCGTCGGCACGTTGCCGATTCTCATGGTGTATCCATTCCTGCAGAAGCATTTCGCCAAGGGCGTGCTCTTGGGCTCCATCAAGGGCTAG
- a CDS encoding DUF6323 family protein, translating into MSRIFNSLYVSMQEEHLTEILDLNEKTQEYGLVLTLKDVQCMIAARSQVLYGYGRVELGIEVTKEFIEEFSKSSFIQQENYVDALNELHEIFYYLKNETEDKIGDMKLVHKMKEVFENDCEGSLDLLKSRLEEYAEEFRRQLMKESFLEGEDENWDLKI; encoded by the coding sequence TTGTCACGGATTTTCAACTCATTGTATGTGTCTATGCAAGAAGAGCATTTAACAGAAATCCTGGATTTGAACGAGAAGACCCAGGAGTATGGCCTGGTTCTGACTCTGAAGGATGTTCAATGTATGATAGCGGCAAGAAGCCAGGTCCTGTACGGCTATGGTCGGGTTGAATTGGGCATTGAAGTAACCAAGGAGTTCATTGAGGAGTTCTCGAAGTCATCGTTCATTCAACAGGAAAACTATGTAGATGCTCTAAATGAGCTGCATGAGATTTTTTATTATCTTAAAAATGAAACAGAAGACAAAATCGGTGACATGAAGCTCGTCCATAAGATGAAGGAAGTGTTTGAAAATGATTGCGAGGGGTCATTAGATTTGTTAAAAAGCAGACTTGAAGAGTATGCCGAAGAGTTCCGAAGGCAACTGATGAAAGAATCTTTTCTTGAAGGAGAAGATGAAAATTGGGATCTGAAAATCTAA